A genomic region of Leptospira terpstrae serovar Hualin str. LT 11-33 = ATCC 700639 contains the following coding sequences:
- a CDS encoding helix-turn-helix domain-containing protein produces MKFESLYRHFLLTRATHLPVISEEGELLGLLSKDRVHRELSDLGREREELEEIPLDILETELHENLILYFKESSQIPVIGLDGEKKDNWDKPRFLAAFTKLDASHSRNPKLEEIESKLEKKKENADSVQWFMELILSHFPDGLIATDVTGSTVFYNETFENEILTKPLFRDSLQLAEKYLHNLNREVLASYLKDHDMSLGKDADTNVLYTNLTELRVTLRIVTLKKEKKVFGFLYHFSPSSFANPSGDGHSEFPSLDEAFHSKLPLESVLEEMEAHYIHKSLKRNSNNISHTATELGVPRTTLQNRIRFLKLSERFRNETKVKTVIPRKRSEKSEQKPQKTTGKGKQVPSKKSKIIKKSVKTLKSGPTSKKPSKNQSPARKKTKKRR; encoded by the coding sequence GTGAAGTTTGAATCACTCTATCGTCATTTTTTGCTGACAAGAGCCACCCACCTTCCCGTCATTTCGGAGGAGGGAGAGTTATTAGGTCTTTTATCGAAAGATCGTGTCCACCGCGAGTTGTCAGATTTGGGAAGGGAAAGAGAAGAACTAGAGGAAATCCCTTTGGACATCCTGGAAACAGAACTTCACGAAAACCTAATTTTATATTTTAAAGAATCATCGCAGATCCCGGTCATTGGGTTAGATGGAGAAAAAAAAGACAACTGGGACAAACCTAGGTTCCTTGCCGCCTTTACTAAATTAGATGCTTCGCATTCCCGTAATCCAAAACTGGAAGAAATCGAATCCAAACTAGAAAAAAAGAAAGAAAATGCAGACTCTGTCCAATGGTTTATGGAACTCATTCTCTCTCATTTTCCAGATGGTCTCATTGCAACCGATGTCACTGGATCTACAGTTTTTTATAATGAAACTTTTGAAAATGAAATTCTCACAAAACCATTGTTCCGTGACTCGCTCCAACTCGCCGAAAAATACCTTCACAACCTCAATAGAGAAGTTCTCGCAAGTTATTTAAAAGACCATGACATGAGTTTGGGTAAAGATGCAGATACCAATGTTTTATATACCAATCTAACTGAGCTTAGAGTAACATTGCGTATTGTAACATTGAAAAAAGAAAAGAAGGTATTTGGATTTTTATACCATTTTTCTCCCTCTTCTTTTGCCAACCCTTCGGGAGATGGTCATTCAGAATTCCCGAGTTTAGACGAAGCCTTCCATTCAAAACTTCCTTTGGAGTCTGTTTTAGAAGAAATGGAAGCGCATTACATTCATAAGTCGCTTAAACGCAATTCAAACAATATCTCTCATACAGCCACTGAACTCGGTGTTCCAAGAACTACCTTACAAAACAGAATTCGATTTTTAAAACTTTCGGAACGATTTCGCAATGAAACCAAAGTGAAAACGGTAATCCCAAGAAAACGTTCGGAAAAATCGGAGCAAAAACCGCAAAAAACCACGGGGAAGGGAAAACAGGTTCCTTCCAAAAAGTCCAAAATCATTAAGAAATCAGTAAAAACTTTGAAATCAGGGCCTACTTCTAAGAAACCGAGTAAAAATCA
- a CDS encoding adhesin OmpL37 family surface protein yields the protein MGKWKFILFFAMVVGHISHISAVSPEQTNLGILIFENKENLNFINVALSNLAPSQEEAQSTGQPGAETPAADPSKKNLDFDYFKLLKAANQSDFSGNMWYLQSNYVYGFRQLRQAQGELKSIFEIVLQKYIEDARALLEAAAPAIIRSNDNNAKALLRLGFRDLRSSEDLYTTGLNSSPHQYRYKLTLYKEGILTLRRAKRFAILAMIYSKTPDEDKPEYQYRSNEDLKDARNEEKQRNYEKVRDTLINFIENKRMERTVVPPGNPDAKPLDLLEQHDDNYGLITSKKLDLLLEANAQIKETEGARRESVPPTPKFDENGKAIYPEEKKK from the coding sequence ATGGGAAAATGGAAATTCATCCTCTTTTTTGCAATGGTTGTGGGTCACATCTCACATATCAGCGCAGTATCTCCAGAACAAACGAATCTGGGGATTTTAATCTTTGAAAACAAAGAAAACTTAAATTTTATCAATGTGGCTCTGAGTAATTTGGCTCCTTCCCAAGAAGAGGCGCAAAGCACAGGCCAACCGGGTGCTGAAACTCCCGCAGCAGATCCTTCCAAAAAGAACTTGGACTTTGATTATTTTAAACTTCTCAAAGCTGCCAACCAATCTGACTTTAGTGGGAACATGTGGTACTTGCAAAGTAACTACGTGTATGGATTTCGCCAACTCCGCCAAGCACAAGGGGAATTGAAAAGTATCTTCGAAATCGTTCTTCAAAAATACATTGAAGATGCGAGAGCACTGCTCGAAGCTGCGGCACCGGCGATCATTCGTTCCAACGACAATAACGCCAAAGCTTTGTTACGTTTAGGTTTTCGTGACCTACGTTCTTCCGAAGATCTCTATACAACAGGTCTAAATTCCAGCCCACACCAATACCGATACAAACTCACTCTTTATAAAGAAGGGATTCTCACTCTCCGCCGTGCTAAACGTTTTGCAATCCTTGCAATGATTTATAGCAAAACACCGGACGAAGACAAACCAGAATACCAATACCGTTCCAACGAAGATCTTAAAGATGCTCGTAACGAAGAAAAACAACGTAACTACGAGAAGGTGAGAGATACACTCATTAACTTTATAGAAAACAAACGTATGGAAAGAACGGTTGTTCCTCCAGGAAATCCTGATGCAAAACCTTTGGACCTATTGGAACAACATGATGACAACTACGGACTCATCACTTCCAAAAAACTCGACTTGTTATTAGAAGCTAACGCTCAAATCAAAGAAACGGAAGGAGCTAGACGCGAATCAGTTCCTCCTACTCCTAAGTTTGATGAAAACGGAAAAGCAATCTACCCAGAAGAAAAGAAAAAATAA
- a CDS encoding LL-diaminopimelate aminotransferase, with product MTQINENYLKLKAGYLFPEIGRRVKAYSDANQNAKIIRLGIGDVTLPLAPTIVNAMVDAAKEMGSAGGFHGYGPEQGYSFLIQKIIAHDYTARGVQIAEDEVFVSDGSKCDCGNIQEIFSLDSKIAVVDPVYPVYVDTNVMAGRTGEVGSDGRYANIIYMPATEENNFEPDFPKEKPDIIYLCYPNNPTGMVATKARLTEWVNFAKKIGSIILFDSAYESFIQDPEIPKSIYEIPGAKEVAMEFRSFSKTAGFTGTRCAYLVIPKDLKGKTKTGEEVSFNSLWNRRHTTKFNGVSYVTQKGAEAVFSPHGQVEIKEQISYYMQNAKLIREGLTTAGYTVFGGTNAPYIWLKTPRGLKSWEFFDELLGKAQVVGTPGSGFGPAGEGYFRLSAFGKREDVISAIERIQKM from the coding sequence ATGACTCAGATAAATGAAAACTATTTAAAATTGAAAGCAGGGTATTTGTTTCCGGAAATTGGAAGAAGGGTCAAAGCCTATTCCGATGCCAACCAAAATGCTAAGATCATTCGTCTTGGGATTGGCGATGTCACATTACCTTTGGCACCCACAATCGTAAATGCTATGGTAGATGCGGCCAAAGAAATGGGAAGTGCTGGTGGATTTCATGGTTATGGACCAGAACAAGGGTATTCCTTTCTCATCCAAAAGATTATTGCACATGATTATACAGCACGTGGCGTACAAATTGCGGAAGATGAAGTATTTGTTTCTGATGGTTCTAAATGTGACTGTGGAAACATCCAAGAGATCTTTTCTTTAGATAGTAAAATTGCTGTTGTGGATCCCGTTTATCCCGTGTATGTCGACACCAATGTGATGGCAGGACGAACTGGCGAAGTAGGTTCTGATGGACGATATGCGAATATCATCTATATGCCTGCCACTGAAGAAAATAATTTTGAACCGGATTTCCCAAAAGAAAAACCAGACATCATCTACCTCTGTTATCCAAATAACCCCACTGGTATGGTGGCAACTAAGGCACGACTTACGGAATGGGTAAACTTTGCTAAAAAAATTGGTAGTATCATTTTATTTGATTCCGCTTATGAATCTTTTATCCAAGATCCAGAAATTCCTAAATCCATTTATGAAATCCCAGGTGCCAAAGAAGTGGCTATGGAATTCAGATCTTTTTCCAAAACCGCTGGATTTACGGGAACTCGCTGTGCTTACCTTGTGATTCCCAAAGACCTCAAAGGAAAAACAAAAACAGGGGAAGAGGTGAGTTTCAATTCTCTTTGGAACCGTCGCCACACCACCAAGTTCAATGGAGTGTCATACGTGACACAAAAAGGAGCCGAGGCAGTTTTTTCACCTCATGGCCAAGTAGAAATTAAAGAACAAATTTCTTACTACATGCAAAATGCAAAACTAATCCGAGAAGGCCTTACCACTGCGGGTTACACCGTATTTGGAGGAACCAACGCTCCTTACATTTGGTTAAAAACTCCGAGAGGTCTCAAATCCTGGGAATTTTTTGATGAACTTTTAGGAAAAGCACAAGTGGTTGGAACCCCAGGCTCTGGGTTTGGACCGGCCGGAGAAGGATATTTTCGACTTTCGGCCTTTGGAAAGCGCGAAGACGTCATTTCTGCCATAGAACGAATCCAAAAAATGTAA
- a CDS encoding DUF2203 domain-containing protein — protein sequence MTKKIWTLAEAREVLPLVRDITREYYLKASVLADDVRNKLLPENVLEAKEDEIGEIVKHWTNEILTMNIDVKGLWLVDFDHGSGFYCWTWGEEDVLYEHGYHEGFRSRKLIEEKKEEDDSDK from the coding sequence TTGACTAAAAAAATTTGGACACTAGCGGAAGCAAGAGAAGTCCTTCCACTCGTGCGAGATATTACAAGAGAATACTATTTGAAAGCAAGTGTTTTGGCAGACGATGTCCGGAACAAATTGTTACCAGAAAATGTTTTGGAAGCCAAAGAAGATGAAATTGGCGAAATCGTTAAACATTGGACAAATGAAATTTTAACAATGAATATCGATGTCAAAGGATTGTGGCTTGTTGATTTCGACCATGGCAGCGGGTTTTATTGTTGGACCTGGGGCGAAGAAGATGTGTTATACGAACACGGTTATCATGAAGGATTTAGATCGAGAAAACTCATAGAGGAAAAGAAAGAAGAAGATGACTCAGATAAATGA
- the pyrB gene encoding aspartate carbamoyltransferase, which yields MYSYSHKNILDTLQFSKEDLNFLIEKTQAMNLLQESGKAFGILNGKLLASLFFEASTRTRLSFEAAMERLGGRLISTVGFQFSSISKGETLYDTMKMIEAYVDIAVIRHPVEGSSRIAAGAVNIPVINAGDGAGQHPTQALLDLYTIVSEKGKIDGLNIAFIGDLKYGRTIHSLINLLRHYPVHLYLISPEELRLPEKYKKNLEGYPMTWEETTDIKAFWDADVAYVTRIQEERFPDHREYEKLKDIYKVNKELVLASKKDTTILHPLPRVNELSTDVDDLPNAAYFRQAKYGVVVRMALLCLSLGVDFD from the coding sequence ATGTACTCTTACTCTCACAAAAACATTCTAGACACCCTCCAATTTTCCAAAGAGGACCTCAACTTCCTTATCGAAAAAACGCAAGCTATGAATCTCCTTCAAGAATCAGGGAAGGCATTCGGAATTCTGAATGGAAAACTCTTAGCTTCTTTATTTTTTGAAGCAAGCACACGAACGCGGCTGTCTTTTGAAGCAGCAATGGAAAGGCTCGGGGGAAGGCTGATCTCCACTGTGGGATTTCAATTTTCTTCCATCTCTAAGGGAGAAACTCTTTATGATACCATGAAGATGATTGAAGCTTATGTAGACATCGCTGTCATTCGCCATCCCGTGGAAGGATCTTCTCGGATTGCCGCCGGTGCTGTGAACATCCCAGTCATCAATGCAGGTGATGGAGCCGGCCAACATCCCACACAGGCCCTTCTAGATTTATATACAATCGTCTCTGAAAAAGGAAAGATCGATGGATTAAATATCGCCTTCATTGGAGATCTCAAATACGGAAGGACAATTCACTCACTCATTAATCTTCTCAGACATTACCCGGTCCACTTGTATCTCATTAGCCCCGAGGAACTCAGGCTTCCCGAAAAATACAAAAAGAATTTGGAAGGGTATCCTATGACTTGGGAAGAGACCACAGATATCAAAGCCTTTTGGGATGCTGACGTTGCCTATGTGACAAGGATCCAAGAGGAAAGATTTCCTGATCATAGAGAGTATGAAAAACTAAAAGATATTTATAAAGTAAATAAGGAACTTGTCCTTGCTTCCAAAAAAGACACAACCATCCTCCATCCACTCCCTCGTGTGAATGAACTCTCCACCGATGTAGATGATCTTCCCAATGCAGCTTACTTCCGTCAGGCGAAGTATGGTGTCGTTGTCAGAATGGCCTTACTCTGCCTTAGTCTTGGAGTGGATTTTGACTAA
- a CDS encoding acyl-CoA thioesterase has protein sequence MVDTIQNKLRDMELVTQHLVQPDDLNYHNNLFGGKMLSWIDEGMAMYVMNKIRYTNIVTMSMDNVVFRSPARAGDIIQIYGKIVKYGKSSVTSRTLAITNNPQTGKMSAVIESDITYVCLGENGKPTAYFRNFTPTT, from the coding sequence ATGGTCGACACGATTCAGAACAAACTCCGCGATATGGAACTGGTCACCCAACACCTAGTCCAACCTGACGATTTGAACTACCATAACAATCTTTTTGGGGGGAAAATGCTCTCCTGGATCGATGAAGGGATGGCAATGTATGTGATGAATAAAATCCGTTATACCAATATTGTCACGATGAGTATGGACAATGTGGTATTTCGCTCACCGGCTCGGGCGGGAGACATCATCCAAATTTATGGAAAAATCGTAAAATACGGAAAATCTTCGGTCACTTCCCGGACTTTGGCCATTACCAACAACCCACAGACAGGAAAAATGTCGGCTGTGATCGAAAGTGACATCACCTATGTTTGTTTAGGCGAGAATGGAAAACCAACCGCTTACTTTCGAAACTTTACCCCAACCACTTAG
- a CDS encoding UbiX family flavin prenyltransferase: protein MKLVVGLAGASGSIYAARFLRALYEVEGESYLTASPAAIRIFSEEYETKVESAEDILSFVETKWKVKPKHKFHVRNFFDIGSDIASGSNRWDAMVVVPCSMKTVASLSHGLTENLIERAADVSLKERRRLIIVPRETPYNRIHLKNLLALDEAGAIILPASPGFYQMPKTLDDLGDFIAGRIFNLLGIEQNLYPKWLG from the coding sequence ATGAAACTAGTGGTGGGTCTTGCAGGTGCTAGTGGTAGTATTTATGCCGCCAGATTCCTTCGAGCTTTGTATGAAGTAGAAGGAGAATCCTATCTAACTGCAAGTCCCGCAGCAATTCGTATATTTTCAGAAGAGTATGAAACGAAAGTAGAATCTGCAGAAGACATTCTTTCTTTTGTGGAAACCAAATGGAAAGTAAAACCCAAACATAAATTCCATGTGCGTAATTTTTTTGATATTGGATCTGACATTGCCAGTGGATCCAACCGTTGGGATGCTATGGTAGTTGTACCTTGCAGTATGAAAACAGTGGCTTCCCTGTCTCACGGCCTTACAGAGAACTTAATTGAAAGAGCAGCTGATGTATCCCTAAAAGAAAGAAGAAGGCTTATAATTGTTCCTAGAGAAACTCCTTACAACCGCATCCACCTAAAAAATCTCTTAGCATTAGATGAGGCAGGAGCTATCATCCTTCCTGCTTCTCCTGGGTTCTACCAAATGCCAAAAACTTTGGACGATCTAGGGGATTTTATCGCGGGAAGGATCTTCAATCTTTTGGGGATAGAGCAAAATCTTTATCCTAAGTGGTTGGGGTAA
- a CDS encoding UbiA-like polyprenyltransferase codes for MNFFKNLLLYAKMVKFSHTLFALPFAGISFLLAYLESTLDTGDLLRIGALVLVCMVSARSAAMGFNRYVDSEIDEKNPRTQNREIPSGKISKLSALLFIGLSAFIFIFASFFVNKLAFLLSFPALFVLFLYSLTKRFTLFCHLVLGFAISLAPLGAWIAITETINLVPILFSLGLLFHISAFDVLYAIQDMDFDAKEKLHSIPSRLGETKSRAIAVLLHIFSFVFFIFAGISAGLGLMYFLILSVIGILVLYEHKISYQYKSKDLPMLFYQINSWISVVLFLAILFDKWNEFLLKISSGISF; via the coding sequence ATGAACTTCTTTAAAAACCTACTTCTTTACGCTAAAATGGTAAAATTTTCCCACACACTCTTTGCTTTGCCCTTTGCTGGGATAAGTTTCCTCCTTGCCTATTTGGAATCCACCTTGGACACGGGGGACTTACTTCGAATTGGGGCTCTTGTCCTAGTTTGTATGGTGAGTGCCCGCAGTGCTGCCATGGGATTCAATCGTTATGTGGATTCGGAAATTGATGAAAAGAACCCCCGCACCCAAAATAGAGAAATTCCTTCTGGGAAAATTTCCAAACTATCCGCGCTCCTTTTTATTGGATTGTCTGCGTTTATTTTTATCTTTGCCAGTTTCTTCGTAAACAAACTGGCATTTTTACTTTCCTTTCCGGCTCTTTTTGTTTTATTTCTTTATTCACTGACAAAACGATTCACACTTTTTTGTCATTTGGTTTTGGGATTTGCGATTTCCCTGGCTCCCCTTGGGGCTTGGATTGCCATTACAGAAACTATTAACTTAGTTCCCATTTTATTTTCTTTGGGACTTCTTTTTCATATATCCGCCTTTGATGTGTTATATGCCATCCAAGACATGGATTTTGATGCAAAAGAAAAATTACATAGCATCCCTTCTCGTTTAGGGGAAACCAAATCAAGAGCCATTGCCGTTCTATTACATATCTTTTCTTTTGTATTTTTTATCTTTGCAGGAATTAGTGCAGGGCTTGGCCTTATGTATTTTCTCATCCTTTCTGTGATAGGAATTTTAGTATTGTATGAACACAAAATTTCCTATCAGTACAAATCCAAAGACTTACCGATGTTGTTTTATCAAATCAATTCTTGGATCAGTGTAGTTTTATTCCTTGCGATTCTATTTGATAAATGGAATGAATTTTTATTAAAAATTTCCTCAGGAATTAGTTTCTAA
- a CDS encoding endonuclease III domain-containing protein, producing the protein MKQSRKTPKITEVYRLLEAEFGAVETPLYFTKPYELAIAVILSAQCTDERVNTVTPELFRTFPTLESFAKAPLDSIEKKIFSTGFYKNKAKSIQGFARMVLNDYGGKIPDTMEEAIKLPGFGRKTANVVLAEIYGVVEGFVVDTHVKRLTKRLGFTKKTEPVQIERDMVKITPKEICRNLSLYLIFLGRKNCQARRTFCSTCPLSSLCPSFSA; encoded by the coding sequence TTGAAACAATCCAGAAAAACACCAAAAATCACCGAAGTCTACCGTCTTTTAGAGGCGGAATTCGGTGCAGTAGAAACCCCCCTTTATTTTACTAAACCTTATGAATTGGCCATTGCGGTCATTCTCAGTGCGCAGTGTACGGACGAACGTGTGAACACTGTCACTCCGGAACTCTTTCGCACCTTTCCCACTTTGGAGTCCTTTGCCAAGGCACCTCTTGATTCGATCGAGAAAAAAATCTTCTCCACTGGATTTTATAAAAACAAAGCCAAAAGCATCCAAGGTTTTGCTCGTATGGTTTTGAATGACTATGGCGGAAAAATTCCAGACACCATGGAGGAGGCGATCAAACTCCCAGGGTTTGGAAGAAAAACCGCCAACGTGGTGCTTGCGGAAATTTATGGAGTGGTGGAAGGGTTTGTGGTAGATACCCATGTGAAACGTCTTACCAAACGGTTGGGTTTTACTAAAAAAACAGAACCCGTACAAATTGAACGGGACATGGTAAAGATCACTCCTAAGGAGATTTGCCGAAACCTATCTCTGTACCTAATATTTCTCGGTCGTAAGAACTGCCAGGCTCGCCGGACATTTTGTTCGACTTGTCCTCTTTCTTCCCTATGTCCTTCGTTTTCGGCGTAG
- the rpmB gene encoding 50S ribosomal protein L28: MARTCVVTGKGTTAGNNVSHSHKKNRRIWKVNVITKKIFLEDENRWVRVKISTRALRTLRKKGLKVAIKDHGGDISAITPKKYVGITPKAQPAA; the protein is encoded by the coding sequence ATGGCTAGAACATGTGTAGTAACCGGAAAAGGAACGACGGCAGGGAACAATGTATCCCATTCTCATAAAAAGAACCGCCGTATCTGGAAGGTGAATGTGATCACAAAGAAAATCTTTTTGGAAGACGAGAACCGTTGGGTTCGCGTTAAGATTTCTACACGTGCTTTGCGAACTCTTCGTAAAAAAGGTTTGAAAGTGGCAATTAAAGACCACGGCGGCGATATTTCCGCAATCACTCCTAAAAAATACGTAGGGATCACTCCAAAAGCACAACCAGCAGCTTAA
- a CDS encoding LOG family protein, which yields MNDLAFENQSFLWGNEAGPVRILSEYLHPKSEFQSHGITDTIVVFGSARIPAPESPKQNPPSPIDSLSHYYAEACEFSRLISEWADTLKQINPSRNLNICTGGGPGIMEAGNRGAKEAGSKSVALNIVLPHEQHVNPYVDPELAFEFHYFFMRKLWFMKTCRGMIAFPGGFGTFDELFETLTLVQTGKKTKIPILLYGTEFWTQVINFKKLAEMRLISEDDLQLFGFADTPVDALRFFQEKIRFELTHSEGTKT from the coding sequence ATGAATGATTTAGCCTTTGAGAATCAAAGTTTTTTATGGGGAAATGAAGCCGGTCCCGTTCGTATCCTTTCCGAATACCTTCACCCCAAATCGGAATTCCAATCTCATGGAATCACTGATACCATCGTTGTCTTCGGGTCTGCAAGAATTCCTGCACCAGAATCACCAAAACAGAACCCACCTTCCCCTATTGATTCATTAAGCCATTACTATGCGGAAGCTTGCGAGTTTTCCCGACTGATTTCCGAGTGGGCTGATACACTCAAACAAATAAATCCTTCCCGAAATTTGAATATTTGTACGGGTGGGGGACCGGGCATTATGGAAGCAGGAAACCGTGGAGCAAAAGAAGCCGGTTCTAAATCAGTTGCCCTCAATATCGTTCTACCTCACGAACAACATGTAAATCCCTATGTGGATCCAGAACTTGCATTTGAGTTCCATTATTTTTTTATGAGAAAACTCTGGTTTATGAAGACCTGCCGAGGGATGATTGCATTTCCCGGTGGATTCGGAACTTTTGATGAACTTTTTGAAACCTTAACTCTAGTGCAGACTGGTAAAAAAACGAAAATCCCGATTCTATTGTATGGAACAGAGTTTTGGACCCAAGTGATCAATTTCAAAAAACTAGCAGAGATGCGCCTGATCTCAGAAGATGACTTACAATTGTTTGGGTTTGCGGACACCCCAGTGGATGCACTTCGATTCTTTCAGGAAAAGATTCGTTTCGAATTGACCCATTCTGAGGGTACAAAAACATAG
- a CDS encoding aldose 1-epimerase: protein MYQLKTKQSCFETHPTGGGQWLGLHLLSPVDGKSVSVVSGHKAPDPFFASGSFLMFPWVNRLEPNPWAREPFYPSTHWLTDGNGIPLHGLYHNLPRHLVKEEVGDNESYAEFEMEIPSVWKGTLLSQIQVKECYRLYPSELKIIYRLVNESDSEFPFALGIHPYFRWNEDESIDDLFLFGSGFHRVKLGDYLLPEKIQKEDVVLNTEETLMGKNLDDLYFAIHGQNSYIGLFSMNKKEKLIIQGGEFYQVYTPQDRRSIAIEPMTGTGNFLHFPGGNPKTIAPKTEKQIEFSIRLDRF from the coding sequence TTGTACCAACTGAAAACAAAACAGTCTTGTTTTGAAACCCACCCCACAGGTGGTGGCCAATGGCTCGGTTTACATCTTCTGTCTCCCGTGGATGGGAAGTCAGTTTCTGTCGTTTCCGGCCATAAGGCCCCTGACCCTTTTTTTGCATCTGGGTCTTTTCTTATGTTTCCCTGGGTCAACCGTCTGGAACCCAACCCTTGGGCCAGAGAACCCTTTTATCCCAGCACTCATTGGCTCACCGATGGAAACGGGATTCCCTTACATGGCCTCTACCATAACCTCCCCAGGCATTTGGTAAAAGAAGAGGTTGGGGACAATGAATCCTATGCCGAATTTGAAATGGAAATTCCTTCCGTTTGGAAAGGCACTTTATTGTCTCAGATCCAAGTGAAAGAATGTTACCGCTTGTATCCATCAGAGTTAAAAATCATTTATCGATTGGTCAACGAATCGGATTCAGAATTTCCCTTTGCACTCGGAATCCATCCATACTTTCGATGGAATGAAGATGAATCCATTGACGATCTTTTTTTATTTGGCTCTGGGTTTCATCGGGTGAAGTTAGGAGACTATCTTCTTCCAGAAAAAATCCAGAAAGAAGATGTGGTATTGAACACGGAAGAGACGCTGATGGGCAAAAATTTAGATGATCTCTACTTTGCCATTCATGGACAAAATTCTTATATTGGGCTTTTTTCAATGAATAAAAAAGAAAAACTCATCATCCAAGGTGGCGAGTTTTATCAAGTATATACTCCACAAGATCGAAGATCTATAGCAATTGAACCTATGACCGGTACTGGGAATTTTTTACATTTCCCTGGTGGTAATCCTAAAACCATAGCACCGAAGACAGAAAAACAGATAGAATTTTCGATTCGTTTGGATCGTTTTTAA
- the sppA gene encoding signal peptide peptidase SppA, with product MPSRKLFLFVCIVLLSVLFTESCVIGNSLNLFPQSGKADFEEKLIAGRDQEKIVIISIEGMISDESKETFFGTSTESMVARIKESLKYAERDPDVKAVILKINSPGGTVTASDIIYQEILKFKSRKSIPVFAGFMDTAASGAYYIAMATDGIGAHPTTVTGSVGVIMSGINVKEGLDKIGVKDQSFTSGPNKALGSPISEMTPEQRKILQSIIDSLYGRFFEIVKKGRPNVAETRLKEICDGRIFTAEQAKKEGMIDFIGYFDDFVYQIMQHPKFQGNRSGNPRVITYQRGKGRVENIYQATDSNKNPFSLGIADKILGTGTNAKFLYLWDL from the coding sequence ATGCCTTCAAGAAAGCTTTTTCTTTTCGTTTGTATCGTTCTTCTTTCGGTTCTTTTTACCGAATCTTGTGTCATTGGGAACAGTCTCAACTTATTTCCACAAAGTGGCAAGGCTGATTTCGAAGAGAAACTCATTGCCGGTCGAGATCAAGAAAAAATCGTAATCATCTCCATTGAAGGAATGATTTCTGATGAATCTAAAGAAACCTTTTTTGGTACTTCCACGGAATCAATGGTCGCTCGGATCAAAGAATCCTTAAAGTATGCAGAACGCGATCCAGATGTAAAGGCTGTGATACTAAAAATCAACTCACCAGGTGGAACAGTCACTGCAAGTGATATTATCTACCAAGAAATTCTAAAATTTAAGAGCAGAAAATCCATCCCTGTGTTTGCAGGATTTATGGATACAGCAGCAAGTGGTGCTTATTACATTGCCATGGCAACTGATGGCATTGGCGCTCACCCAACAACCGTTACAGGGTCTGTTGGTGTCATCATGTCTGGGATCAATGTAAAGGAAGGTTTGGATAAAATCGGAGTAAAGGATCAGTCCTTTACCTCAGGCCCAAACAAAGCTCTTGGTTCTCCGATCTCTGAGATGACACCTGAACAAAGAAAAATCCTTCAGTCCATTATAGATAGTTTGTATGGTCGCTTTTTTGAAATCGTCAAAAAAGGAAGACCCAATGTTGCAGAGACTCGACTCAAAGAAATTTGTGATGGAAGGATCTTCACTGCAGAACAAGCTAAAAAGGAAGGTATGATTGATTTCATCGGATACTTTGATGACTTTGTTTACCAAATCATGCAACATCCTAAATTCCAAGGAAATCGTTCTGGGAATCCTAGAGTGATCACTTACCAAAGAGGGAAAGGTCGCGTGGAAAATATCTACCAAGCAACAGATTCAAATAAAAACCCTTTTTCTTTAGGTATTGCTGATAAAATTTTAGGAACAGGAACCAACGCTAAATTTCTTTATCTTTGGGATTTATAA